TGGTACGGTTTGCTGATCAATTCTAGGTCAcgcaaaaaagaaaaccctaaaaattcaATAGATTTGAAATTCAACTCTTCCTTATGCAAACCCTGATCGTAATTTCTTCGAAACAATACGAGACAAATCAAgatcaaactaataatttttaggttccaataagaagagaataaaagggaaatgaataaatgagaaagaaatagaaatcCAACTGACCTGCcagaggaagagaaagagagagcctGCCTGCTTGCTTGCTGAAGCGACGTCGTTGTTGTCGTTCTTCGTCCTCTTGGCTTTGCGGCTCAGGATTTTTTAGGGCTTGCTTGTGTTGTGTCTGTGGGTACTATTATGGTAATGTAAAATCGAGgaagaatgaagaagaagagagaggggGGGTGGACCTAAAGTCCACACTAAGGGATTTTTGGATTTTGAGATATTGATTTAAGTTATTTAACCACATTTGTTTATTATCACTATGGtccctgtaattttttttcttttcaataaatgtAAGCTTGTTTATTGTCATTATTGTccttatagtttttgttttaagaaaaattatattttaatttggagTGTGcaaaagattgaaaataaattataatagttttttatagtttttttttattttaacatataaaaactaaaagatattaatttaaaatttaaaaaataaaaaaataaaattaatttaaagtttccttctatttttctttgtcCATTCAAACTCCAATCCTCCTTGTAAGTGACACATcttttgagtttaattttattttttttatttttttatgtctttcttattatttaaaaaaaaataagaaaatagggctaaaattagatttttagaaaaatagttttccTTGAAGCATGTCTTCAAAATTTTAGTAACTAATAATCAACATTATACTATGCTTTATAAGGCatggaaaaaaacattgtgCATGTACTAATGAGCATAAACTCATTATATTATAGACCACATTATAGATATAGAGTGTTTGCACTGTGAACAACATTATAGCATCCTAAGAGCGttggctttgttgttttttagtcaaaaaatgCTATTGAGGAGCattatctttgttgtttttgtgcCAAAAGCTGTTGGTTACAATTGACAGTCAAATTCATTGCTCTTAGGTCTGGCTCCCCCCCCCAGACCTAATGATTgccaaattcaaaagaaaatgaagacatCAAAGGATATTGGGTGTGGCTCTGCAACCAAACCCAATATTGGGTCTGGCTCCGCAAGTCATGGTCCTTAGTAACCAAGCTACCCCACATGGGTAGTTAACACTTACATTAAGCACTTCATTATCCAGTATATTAACCTCATTGTAGGTATTAAAGTGCATCAACAACTGGATCATGGTCAAATTAGCATAGTATGTATCGGCGACCTTTCCACGAGTGTCTTCAGTCCCGACATTGTAGGTGAAAAGGTGGCCGAGAAGTTCACCGTTGATGCAGTCGTTAGGGGAAGGGATGTTAATCATGATGAAAGATTGGAGGTTGTCTTTGCTTGGTATTTGAGAATTGTTAAGGAAGATGGTGTCAAAAACTGTTGATTTTAAGATGTTTGATTGCATAACTTCGACAATGAGTGAAAGGTTAGCTCCTTACCAAACGTAGCATGATGCTAGCGCTAATTCGCATCCTTTGTTGCATTTTGATTCGGTTGAGTAGAAGAAGAAATCCAAACCCTAATTTAGGATTCATTAATTCAAGAACTTCCTCTTCAAAGCAGAAGGAAGATGAACTGGAGAAACTGAATAGTGTTGAGTTTTGCCGCCAACAAGATCCAATAGCATTGGGTCGTGCTGATTATAAACATAGACTCGGTGCATTGTGGACCACATTGTAGATATAGAGTGTTTACACTGTGAAAGACACTATAGCACTTGGAGGCAttgtcttttgtgttttttagtcAAAAAGTATTGTTGGATCTAGCTTAGTAAGACTCAATAGCGTTGTTAGCAATATTCAGTAGCTTTGAGTCCGACTACCCAACTAGACCCAAGAACTTTTAAACTTCTTAATTGTCAGACCTAATGCTATTGGATCCATCTTTGCAAGCAGACCTAAGGCTATTTTAAATCTGGCATTGCCGCCAAACCCAAAAcacttattatattttttatactttccatattttttttacatttgaaaaaaaaaaaattattattcaccTGCGGTCCATTATGCTAGTATAAATAATGGTGTGTGAGAGAAGACTCCTTTTAAAAGTAGTTCTAAAATTTCGAGGCCTATGAATGTCCTAAAGGCACATTTTACTTTCCCTGACTTGAGAGAAATTGACGAATGGTTAGCATAATATAGTACTCCACTTGAAACGAAATCAATTTCTCGAATTTAGGGAATGTATAggaattttctttcaatttgttttaagacATCGAGGTCACATGGCCTCTCCCCCTCCGTCACAGCAAAGGCCTTCCGATTCCAAGGCAGAGAAACAGTCAACCCTCCTCCAGCTTCCAGAAATATGAATACCGAGGGCAACCATGGGAGGAGCGTCTCGACGTCAAAACAATTTCAGATTTAACCAGAAGGCACAAGAGAGACAtcagtaaaaaattattatcaatagtATACAATAATAGAGCCCTATACCAGGTAAACTACAAATGAAGGCCATCATTACCTACTTCCTTGACCAGGAGCAAGATCTGTAGTTCATACACACATTTGACCTCCTCCTGTACGAGAAAGGTCCCCTCTCCCCCCACCCAAAATGAAAGGGGAAGAAAAGGAGGAGCTGCGATGACATTCGCATCATAATGTCACTAGAGTATATGACTCTCGTGTACtcaaaaaccattttttattcCAATACGCAAAAACCATTTCTAGATCAGCGGTTAACAAGCCAACCTGGCTTGAACAAAGGATCTCGCTTGAAGTCACGACCTGTGACAGAAGTGGACTCTCCAAGACGGCGGAAACACTGCaaacattgcattttgattGTAGGTTATATTCAGCCCCCGTTGAGTTtttgttaccaaaaaaaaaatgacaacaatGACCAACCTTGTAACAGACAACAGTGTCATCAGGGTACATTGCAAACAGTTTGGTTCCTAGACGAGCATGACAAGAATCACAGACACTCTCATCATTTATCTGAACGTGTCGTGATCTTTCCTCCAATCTTGCAAGTTTTGCATCAACATCTAGAGCACGGGACAGATTATGCACAATCTGGAAAAGTTACAAAAAGTTTAGACCAGCATAGGCAATGGAATATGGGACCAATtgcaaaaataattgttttatttttttcttagacaTGTTCTAAAGAAGAGTTCGGTATGAGCATTATGTGATTTCAGATGGGAATAGTTCAACAAAGCTAAAAGATCCACTAATGCAAGGATGAGAGTAAAATAGGCCTTAAAGCTTATGTTGGGAAAAGCTATTAGCATAGGTCTTTCAGATAGCTTCAAGTAAAAACCTTACTTGTCCTTGGCGATGATGGTGAAGTCGAGCCCTCAACATTCTTAGTATCGTATCCGAGGCAAGATGAAGGGGCATGTCCGGGGACAATGTCTGCAACACAAAATCATCTCTCAACAAGAGGCAAAAATGATTCAAGAACTTAACAATCCACCCAAGAATTCCAGAGAAGGAAACAGGTACCAACAATCAATGTTAGAGCATCTCTCAATCCAATTGAATAAGAACAGAAGATCCTCGAGTgtattaattatgattatatgGCAGAGTCAATAGGTCATTAGTTAACACAGGCTCGGAGACCAAGACAGGTTAGAGAGAGCCAACCCAACCAGCAGCAACTATATCACTAAAACAACAAATTACAATCACTTTCATTATTTTGCACGAATATATATCCAGACTGGATATCATCCATAATCACATTCAATGGTAGCTGGACCTCGTGTACCCCTTTAAGATGATGGCCTTCCCAATGTGGAACACTCTAATAGAATTCTTACACATGGAGGCAAATAACagaaatataagaaaatgaGAACATCTTAAGTATTATGTTGCCCTTTTCTCCCTGCTAGAGTTGCAGAATTGAGGAAGTTTAAACTTAATTTCTTAAACTCAAAAGCAAGCCATTAAGTAAAAGTTGTACTAGCATGCATGTGCTGAGGCAGAAAGGAACAATGATAGGTGGATTTTCTACCTCTAGAACTTGCAAAGGATCCAATGATTCTCCATGATTATGCAGAAGTCTAACAGCAGCATTAAACATGGGCTCTTTACCATTTTGTGGATCCAAATACATATCAAGTAACCTGAAGAGATCACATCACAGAGTGAAAAACCCAGTAGTAAGAAAATTTATGTGCATTAGTTCAGAAAGAAGGGAAATAAACAAAAGGGGATAAACAATAAGAAACTAACTGCATATAGGCATCTGGTCTGCCAATCTCTGCACAATATTGTTCAGCAGCTTCACTATCCTCCAACTTCCTGAGAGAGCATATGTTACTTAAAATATACACCATTTACAATCAACCAAGCAATGAAAAGACAGAGATGTGCAATACAACAGCCCCTtgaattcattaaaatatacaCCATTGACAATCAACCAAGaagtaaaagaaagagagagggaagTGCAACACAACAGCCTCTTGAATTCGAATTTGTAATTTGTGGCTAATTGCCAACAAAAACCACAAGGACCATGATAGCTATTATGCCTTTTTCTTGTACAAGAATATTTGATTAGTGAAGAAAGTATATAATGTAACCACTATTAGTGAACTGGAAAATGAGGTTTTCTCAAAGCCAATGCATGTATGTCACCCTCTTATCCTTCCCTGACCAAATAAATTAACATTTGAATAAGCTGGCAAAAAGTTCCTGCCATCAGAAGTGAAAAGGTGATTTTAAGGCTTACAAGGCCAAAATTTGTAGCACCAAAGTCTCTTGCCCTAATTTTCTGTATAGAATAGCCTGCCAAATAAAATCAGTAACTGATTAGCAAGATTTGatcaatttgatatataaagGCATTGATGTCATTCATGGTTTCCCTATTGGCAGAAAGATACAAATGACACAAATACTGATTAAAAAGGGGGCCTTTAATAATGATCAAACAAGTAGAATAAAAAACAGTGGGAGAAAGGAGATCCAAAGACCTTTTCCAGCCATAGCTCTGATTCCTCAATCAAGTCAAGAACCTCTTCTGGATCATACAATTCTGATGACTGTAAAAATATCTGCAACCTTTCTCGTACAGGACTTTGAAAGATTGAGTTTCTTCCAAAATCAGAAATTTTTGTTTCCTCTAGCCTTCCATCATCAGGGTCCTGGGAGGTACTTTCCACCTCAAAGGTTTCAACTGTTGACTTTGCAAGTGAGAGTGCATACAGTGTGTGGAATTGTGCGTCACAGGAGTCTTGATCTTCGATCAACCACTGGAGATACCTGCAGTCCAAAGGCAGTTGCAGGTCATATGACCCATAGGAAACCAATCATTTACATAGAGCTGCCATGTATGGAACAAGTGGTGTGCATACCTTTGGaaaatttcaaccttttttggATCAATGGCAGCAATAACTTCATCTACAACGAACGAATAGAAAGGGCAAACTGACTTTaggaaatataaaagatagTAAACCCACTAACTTTCTCAGCAGAAGAATACTTATCAGCTTCATATCAAGTTAAATGGAATAACATAAAGCACACTATCCATGCCATTGCAAATTCACAAGATATTAAGCCTGTTCATTTTACTATATATCCCACTCCCTGCAAGACAGGCAATACATCACATACTAGCTGGACTGCAAGAGCTACCTATTATATCAATGGGACTTCGAAATTTgcaaaaattcaataaattttcaaaGCTTAGAGAACATTTGGAATGGTAGTAAATTCACCAATGAGATGCCATGGAGTAAAATAGGTGAAATTCTTAATTAGCAAGTAGTAAAGATTCAAAACTCATAATTAGCATATTCTCTGAAAACCAAGGCCTACCTGGTGAAAGCTGATTTACTCTTTTCTCTGATGTCAAAACTTGAACTGCGAGTACTGGGCTAACATCCACAATCTAATAGGATTTCACCAAATTGTGAATTAGCTATCAGCTTCAAAATtctgtaaaaataaaagaagaccAAATTCAAATGCTACATACCCAACCAAGATGTTGCAAAACCAAATCCTGATCAGAAAGCCCCTCAAGAATTTTCGATGCCTCAGTTGCAGCGATCTCTCTGCCTGAGATAATATTTGTATTGCCATTTGGTAATTCATGCTCCATAGCAGGATCTTTCCATAGACCAGAAGAATAATTTCTTGCCAAAATACGCCATATGGCAAGAGCCTTTGAGCTCATCCCTTTACTTGCATATAAGAAGGCGAGCGTCCGTAAATGCCCAGATTCATCTAACAGAGTTTCTAACTCCTCCTGCACCGCCCATGGAAGTTGCACAGTCATCCTTCAAGCAAGCTCCTGACAACAGCCCCTCTGTTTTGCAAGTCATTGGAATGCTAAGATTCCACAGACTACTATTGACTTGGCCTCCAAACTATTTAATTTTGACCTCTAGCTACCAATTGTAGAATTTCAAACCCAAAGCAACTGAATGGTTTGACTGTTGCCATCATTAGATGGCTCCTTTTACAAGTTCTGTATAGTTCCAAAATATCTTTGGTGAAACACACACCCAGTGCAATGTGTTGAAATCAACAAACATTGATAAAACAAGACATAAGACTGTCTGTTTTGAGAGACAAATTACACCTGACTTCATCTAAGAAGTAAACAGTCCAAGGAAAGATGCAAATGCCATTTTCTTCACTTTACATTTTGTTAAAGAGATCAACATTGAATTTGCATTGAAAGACAAACCAGCTAATTTGGAACTGAAGCTTATTTGATTGAAATAAGGAGATCAACATAAagctttttgttaaaaattttaatattgattcaaaaatacttttctcCCTTAACTGCACATCATAAGAGTGACCACCAGCCTTAAAAGCCAAGTGGCAACTCTCttcattgatttaaaatttggtATATGCACATGGCAGTGACTGATTCATCTGATCATCTCAAAACTCCATTACCAGGAAAAAAGTAAAACCTTCAtgggaaaaaattatttaatcaacTCCGGTAAAGAGAAAGTGACACATACCACAAGACAGCTGTTTCCAGAAGATGCAAGCTTTTCCATATCATTGACACGGTTTAGGGCTCTATAGAGGTACAATAGAAGTGTGTCAACTCCCTCTCTCACTGAAGAAGTCAATTCTTTTTCACGACAAACCTCAAGATATCTTTAGAATCAATAGGAGAGAACAGAAACTGTAAGTTACAAGCTAATGACAGAATGGAAAAGATATAACATGTAACAGCTCAAAGCAAAGTCGTAGCCACCtgctcatattttttattgccaaCTCAAGTAAATCAGCTCTAGTTGGTGGATTCaagagaaaattttcattgactGTAGTATCCACACCTgcttttttaaggaaaatagcTCTTTGGATAGCCATCAACCCATCATCAACAACATCTTCAAGAAGAGCAGGGGGGGGTGCAAACCCCAATATCGGTTCCTAGGAATCTGAAAGGATAAGTTCAAcactatgatgaaaaaaatgcaGAGCACTTCAATACAAGCTTAATGTACTCTCCTCcaacaaaaacacaataaaacagGGCATAAACACACAATATACAGAGTTTTAGAAACTATTGCTCATCCATTTAACTGCACAATCAAGTGGTAGCATTTTTTATCCCATTCCATCTTTCAACCAATGCCAAACACATTCAATACAGGTCACCACCCTGACCAGGTATACTCAATCACCAACCAACAAGTGTATAATTACAAAGATGCAAACAAACAATCGCCCCTTTTCAAGATCCCACTTTCAatcctttttttcatttagaataCTAATTCTTCTGTTATTTAGATTGTGTGTATGTGGTTCCTTAATTCAAATTCATTGAACTACAGAAGGAGGCATGGTTACCAAGAATACACATGTTACAATCGATATTCTTTTTTTGCTAGTGGCAACTCACATAAACAAGGGTGGAAAGGAATAAGAAGAAAGTCAGGATTTTGGCATCTGTGGTATGCATAGTAtgcaaaaagaaatgaagaaatatcaaatgaCAGATAAATGATCAATCCTTTAGAATATTGGGACCAGTGAAGTTTATGGAATTAAAGGGAAGCAGATGTTCCATCCcttatcaaatcaaaattacCGACGAGGGAATGGGTCTggaaaaatgagacagtaagcACATACCAGCAGCGACCAGCGATTTGGATCTCGCATTATAAATGGAAACACTTCAGAAGGTTGCATTGTCTCGGATTGTAGAAAGTGATTAACAGCTTCCTCAAAATGCAAGTCAACAAGCAGCAGGAACCCCACTTGAGCATGAACAAAGGATAGCATTTCATTAGACATTTCACCATTGCTCTCAAGCTCCTCCACCATGGAGATTGCTtccttaaaatttttctttctcaGTAAATCTTTGATTTGTTCTTCAGTTCGTACTCTCCGGTAGCAAATAACCTGGCAATAATCAAGATGAAGCAGAAAAATCCATCAATATCTTCTTAAATAAACCTGCATCAAAAGCATATGGGTTGTTCCTAACCAGGACACAAAATCTTAAACATGTAATTTGTGCCACTAATCCCATAAATCTCTTAATGATCAGATTGAGATCTAAACaacttgcattttaaaaatgtacTAGGTAtgcaagaaaaacaaagtttaaaagaaaagaaagcctCGGAGTTACTTTTGAAGATACTTTCTGAGTTTCTGGCTCAAGGTCCAAATGATCAGATAAATATTTCACTCGGAAACTCAGCTTAATACAGCACAATGACTAACTGTTCACAATTTAGCTTGTATAATTAACAGTAAACCACCCAGAGACCTAAGGAGCACCATGCATAAAACTAATATTCATGTCTAAAGATCAATAAAGGTGCAGTGAAATAATATAATCTAAGAGGTAACCATTTCTCACACCTTGGTGGGCGTTGCAACAGCAACAAGTGTCCCATTCCCACTTTCCTCGTCTGCAACAATACATGGCCCAACTCCTTCACTGCCAAAACTAACAGTCTGTACACGGCTACCTGATTTCTTATGATACAACTCCATCTTCCCGTCCCTCACTACCACTACATAAGAAGCCAACTCCCCAACAGAATCTGGACCCTTACGAAATACCAAACTCCCTCCAACTGGCTGCCCATGGGCATCAACAACAATCCCAACATTATCCACCAACAACAACACCTTCTTTTCTTTCCGCAACAACTTAAGCAATGGCAAACTAGACCCGTCAGGCATTGTAAAAATCACCCCACTTTGGCCTGTAACGCACGAAAACAAACTATACCCATTAACCGTGCCAACAATTATGGAATCATTGATCCACACTATTGTCTTAACCCCATCAATACACTGCATTTCTTTCAAAACCGTAAAATCAACCTCCTTGTCATTCTTACCAACTCTAAGCtctattaaaatcatttttgtccCAATCACAGCAGCAAAAACATAATCACCCTCACTTTTTTGCCCAAAATCTTTACCTTTAACCCCATTAGCTCTAACCCCTCCTCCTAATCTGCTCAAAATTCGAGAACTTGCACTTGAACCCTCCAAACTACTAGCACTGAATAAATCACTACACTCCAATTCACTAGTCTTAATTCTCTTAGTGATGAAAGAAACCCCTTTCAAAAACCCCAATTTCTTAACGGGTTGAACCAAGCCCGAGTCCGTCAGAAACAAAAAACCATCACAGAGAACAACAACCTTTCCAATCTCATCAAGCAAGAGAACCGTGTCTAACGGCGAGTCACCAAAAGAAACTGATTTTAACAACGAAACGTCTCGAAACGAAACATCAAAATCCAGTGTCGATTTCGGGTCTTTGGTGGGGGTTTTGTCATTTGGGTTTTCTGGGTATGTGGAAAGCAGGAGAAGGGAACCAGATGAAGTGCCTAGGTAAATGAAACATTGAGAATTCGTTGAGATTGGTGAAATTGCAATGGATTTTATGGAAGTGTGAGAGTGAATGGTGAGGTCAAAGGTGAGTGATGGTTCAAGGACTGTTCGGGTGGTGGTGGGATCGGCCATAGCAGACACGGAAATTAAGGGGATGATCTGTTTCGAATTTTATAGAATTGGAGTTTAGATGAGTTTGCCTGCTGCGGAGCATCGAGAGTGATTTGTACCTTTCTTCTTGTGTTCAGATTGCATTGGTAGCTTGCATTTGGTCTTCGAAGTTGCTCCCTCCGCACGAAAAGTTTTTTCATTCCAAGAAAAAGGTCAACTATTTGAACTTCGAAGgcagtttgtttttgttttttattttaattttcggaattttttattttaaattgaattttttatataattttaaattattttaatgtattgttataaaatatatatatattaatatattattataaaatatatatatattttttaataaaaaatactttaaaaaataatcactaccaCTATTTAAAATACTACCTTAATtttgatattgtgttttaaattataacttacTTTAATTctttcccttcatttttttttttttttactagtataaagtaatttaaaaacagataacttgatatataattaatcgtattttttaaactttttgcATTAAAAGTAGAGTGTGGTAATATGGatagagaaaatataataattaaaaatagttgTATGATGtttggaaaaggaaaaagaggatTAAACCCGTTTAAAAATGtagcaataattattttttaaataattttttatttataaatattaaaataatatttttttaattttaaaattaacatgttaaaatattaaaaaaactaaaaaataaaattttaaatttttaaaaaatatttttaaaatataaaatcaaataaattctaaaatatccTTCTAAAATTTATCAACACTCACATAATTCCATCGATTTCAAAGCCAAAGttcctttaaatttatcaaTCTTTCGAAccgggagggaaaaaaaaaaaaactttgccaTGCACATGCACTTTGTTTTACTTATTTACCAGCTATTTAGCTGTATGATGTTGCaggatagtttttaaaaatctataattaCTTAGTTCTGTTGTaattaaaataagtatttgaacaaaaattaattcttgataaaaagaaagtattttattaaatgaattatttttttaatactttttattagtaacatttactttaataaaaaataaagataattagaatattttaaaataataatttaaactaaagaaaaaaatgtatatcttcaattaaactacattttcttattaatacatttctccttttttaatgaaaacatggttcttttatcaaaaatattttttaaaaaatagaaaaaacttatcatgatattaaaacaagtttcaataaaaagaCATTTGAAATCATGTTCTCAAGATATGTAGCGTGATAGCAAAGGGCTTGAAATCTGCACAACAAGTCTCCAGTTCGAGTCAGAGTGTGCatctcttgtaagagcctgaGACAGTTAAGATTTTACTCGCTTATCTAAAcccacaaagtgcgctttcTGTGGGGTGaggtttcctcgaatccaaaaaaaatcccCAATAAGCGTAGCGTGATGGCAAAGGGCTTAAAATCTGCACAACaggtcttgagttcgagtcagAGCATGCATTTCTTGTAAGAGCATGGAACAAATAGGGTTTTACTTGCTCACCTGGGCTCATGAAATACGCTTTCTGGGAGGGTGAGGTTTccttgaatccaaaaaaaaaaaaaaaaacatttaaaatcacATTAAATCTCATttccatctattttttatatgaaaacaacttagagtgtgtttggcattgcggtagctgttgtggttgtggtttgaaaaaagtagttttataaaaagtgcTTTTAGTTGTGGTTGGTCTggaaaaataggtgtttggttaaaactgtggttggaattgaggttgaagaaaaagtagtttaatgtgtttggttataaattgtggttcaattttattttattgtataattaccTAAAAGGACTTAAGGATTGCTTGCCCTGTTCATCCGATTCACCATACTCTCttcaaaacagaaacaaaaatgcaaaatgtCGTGATTCGATTGttcaattcaattaataaagAAAGTGCCACCATCCACGTCATGATTTCTTGTTATATCAGCACAATTCTTGAATTGTGTAGgaggatttttttaatgcatgatGGCAACTAGACAGAGTGgcaaaaaagagtaaaaaaatcattaaaagagtATCCAATCCTTTAACATATCCTTTTTGTTCTACTTTTAACACTAACCAGGTGGATTTTTGTGCACTTTTCCTTCTTCTGAAGTTCTtaattcataatattaataaagtaACATTACAACCAATAAATTTTTGCAAATAGACCTAAACATATTAGagcaataatttataattgtgtCATTAAACTTGCAGCAATCCCATCACGTACATAATCCATTCGCGAAGGCCTCTGGTGTCCTTGGCTTTGTGAATGCGGAGCCACGTCAGTTAGAAAATCATCGGGCACAAAATCAGGATGGCGATCGAACTCCATAAATGCCACATCTTGCATTGAAGTTCTTCTAATGTAATTATGAATTGCCATGGATGCGACAACAATTTTAACTTGTGCCTTGTAATTATAAGATGGCATATTCTGTAGGATTCGCCATCTTTTTTTATCCCATCACGTACATAATATGCATTCCTaaatttctggaaaaaaaaggaaaggaaaccaTCTAAGCTCTCAAATTCCATGCATCTCAGGACTTCAAGCTGAAAAATAGGCGATGAGCGGTTTCTCTAGCTGTGATTGATTGATGCAATCAATATGCATTCATCTTTACTACCAGCAGGCACTTTCAATATCCCCAGGAAAAGAAAGATCAGAAAGCGAAACCAAGCAAagacatgaataaataaaaagctagCACAGCCCTTTGATTTGTTTATGTAATTTATCCGGCATTTTAATAGGTGAGAGAGCATGGAAACGAAATCGTGTTTTGGACTGGATTGGATGGAACATGGAAGGCAGCTGGATCCTAATGCTCTATCTAGGATGATCACGCCAAATAAACCCAGATGAAAAAGGAAAGATcatgaagagaaaataaatatacaccAAGGAGGTCCTGGGGGAAGGTTGGGTGTTCTTCAAAGACAGCCTAACTTTGGCGAAAGAAGTTTTGGTACTGAAACCGAAGAAGACTTTAGGCAAG
This genomic interval from Populus alba chromosome 1, ASM523922v2, whole genome shotgun sequence contains the following:
- the LOC118033962 gene encoding LOW QUALITY PROTEIN: vacuolar sorting protein 3-like (The sequence of the model RefSeq protein was modified relative to this genomic sequence to represent the inferred CDS: inserted 1 base in 1 codon), with amino-acid sequence MADPTTTRTVLEPSLTFDLTIHSHTSIKSIAISPISTNSQCFIYLGTSSGSLLLLSTYPENPNDKTPTKDPKSTLDFDVSFRDVSLLKSVSFGDSPLDTVLLLDEIGKVVVLCDGFLFLTDSGLVQPVKKLGFLKGVSFITKRIKTSELECSDLFSASSLEGSSASSRILSRLGGGVRANGVKGKDFGQKSEGDYVFAAVIGTKMILIELRVGKNDKEVDFTVLKEMQCIDGVKTIVWINDSIIVGTVNGYSLFSCVTGQSGVIFTMPDGSSLPLLKLLRKEKKVLLLVDNVGIVVDAHGQPVGGSLVFRKGPDSVGELASYVVVVRDGKMELYHKKSGSRVQTVSFGSEGVGPCIVADEESGNGTLVAVATPTKVICYRRVRTEEQIKDLLRKKNFKEAISMVEELESNGEMSNEMLSFVHAQVGFLLLVDLHFEEAVNHFLQSETMQPSEVFPFIMRDPNRWSLLIPRNRYWGLHXPPALLEDVVDDGLMAIQRAIFLKKAGVDTTVNENFLLNPPTRADLLELAIKNMSRYLEVCREKELTSSVREGVDTLLLYLYRALNRVNDMEKLASSGNSCLVEELETLLDESGHLRTLAFLYASKGMSSKALAIWRILARNYSSGLWKDPAMEHELPNGNTNIISGREIAATEASKILEGLSDQDLVLQHLGWIVDVSPVLAVQVLTSEKRVNQLSPDEVIAAIDPKKVEIFQRYLQWLIEDQDSCDAQFHTLYALSLAKSTVETFEVESTSQDPDDGRLEETKISDFGRNSIFQSPVRERLQIFLQSSELYDPEEVLDLIEESELWLEKAILYRKLGQETLVLQILALKLEDSEAAEQYCAEIGRPDAYMQLLDMYLDPQNGKEPMFNAAVRLLHNHGESLDPLQVLETLSPDMPLHLASDTILRMLRARLHHHRQGQIVHNLSRALDVDAKLARLEERSRHVQINDESVCDSCHARLGTKLFAMYPDDTVVCYKCFRRLGESTSVTGRDFKRDPLFKPGWLVNR